Proteins encoded in a region of the Zea mays cultivar B73 chromosome 2, Zm-B73-REFERENCE-NAM-5.0, whole genome shotgun sequence genome:
- the LOC111589223 gene encoding 26S proteasome non-ATPase regulatory subunit 11 homolog yields the protein MSSSMESSYLPATTESLAQAQEAKDASESISILYRVIQDPSSSADALRTKEVAITNLTNYLTKENRAEELRNLLTQLRPFFAVIPKAKTAKIVRGIIDAVAKIPGTSDLQISLCKEMVEWTRAEKRTFLRQRVEARLAALLLENQEYTEALTLLTSLIKEVRRLDDKLLLVDIDLLESKLHFSLRNLPKAKASLTAARTAANAIYVPPAQQGTIDLQSGILHAEEKDYKTAYSYFFEAFEAFSALEDPKAIFSLKYMLLCKIMVNQADDVAGIISSKAGLKYLGPDVDAMKAVADAYSKRSLKYFETALRDYKSQLEEDPIVHRHLSSLYDTLLEQNLCRLIEPYSRVEIAHIAEMIELPIDHVEKKLSQMIVDKKFAGTLDQGAGCLIIFEDSKTEEIFPATLETISNVGKVVDSLYVRSAKIMA from the coding sequence ATGTCTTCTTCAATGGAATCGTCATACCTTCCTGCTACAACTGAGTCATTAGCCCAAGCTCAAGAGGCTAAGGATGCTTCAGAGTCCATTTCAATCCTTTACCGTGTCATTCAGGACCCATCTTCTTCTGCTGATGCACTGAGAACAAAAGAAGTTGCAATTACAAATCTTACAAACTACCTCACTAAAGAAAACAGAGCTGAGGAGCTGCGTAATCTTTTGACCCAGCTCAGACCATTTTTTGCAGTTATTCCTAAGGCAAAGACTGCAAAAATTGTCCGTGGAATAATTGATGCTGTCGCCAAGATACCTGGAACATCAGATCTTCAGATTTCACTCTGCAAGGAAATGGTAGAATGGACCCGTGCAGAGAAGCGTACTTTCCTCCGGCAACGTGTGGAGGCAAGGTTGGCAGCTCTCCTGTTAGAGAATCAGGAGTATACTGAAGCCCTTACCCTGCTTACTAGTCTTATCAAGGAAGTCAGGAGACTTGATGACAAGTTACTTCTTGTGGACATTGACCTTTTGGAAAGCAAACTTCACTTCTCCCTGAGAAATCTGCCAAAGGCCAAAGCCTCCTTAACTGCTGCTAGAACAGCAGCAAATGCCATTTATGTTCCACCTGCTCAGCAAGGCACTATTGATCTCCAGAGTGGAATCCTCCATGCTGAAGAAAAGGATTACAAGACTGCTTACAGCTACTTCTTTGAAGCATTTGAAGCTTTCAGTGCACTGGAGGACCCGAAGGCCATCTTTAGCCTGAAGTACATGCTCTTGTGTAAGATAATGGTTAACCAAGCTGACGATGTTGCAGGAATAATCTCGTCTAAGGCTGGCCTAAAATATCTGGGTCCTGATGTTGATGCTATGAAGGCTGTTGCTGATGCATACTCTAAAAGATCTCTCAAGTATTTTGAAACTGCCCTTCGTGATTATAAGTCCCAGCTGGAGGAGGACCCTATTGTCCACAGGCATCTTTCTTCTCTGTATGATACACTGCTGGAGCAGAATCTCTGCAGGTTGATTGAGCCCTACTCAAGGGTGGAGATTGCACATATAGCGGAGATGATTGAATTGCCGATTGACCATGTTGAGAAGAAGCTGTCGCAGATGATCGTTGACAAGAAATTTGCTGGGACACTAGATCAAGGTGCTGGCTGCCTCATTATCTTTGAGGATTCTAAGACCGAGGAAATCTTCCCTGCCACTCTCGAAACCATTTCGAATGTCGGGAAGGTTGTGGACAGCCTTTATGTGAGGTCGGCCAAGATCATGGCTTGA